One stretch of Amycolatopsis sp. NBC_00345 DNA includes these proteins:
- a CDS encoding cob(I)yrinic acid a,c-diamide adenosyltransferase, protein MVVRINRVYTKVGDSGSTALGDGSRVPKTSPRLGAYAETDEANSVIGLAVAAGGLTDELTAVLRRVQNDLFDVGADLCLPIQQDPPYEPLRITEAYLERLEGWCDEFNERLPKLTSFILPGGTPDAAYLHQARTVTRRAERAAWALIEAEPGTTNPIAAKYLNRLSDLLFILSRLANPDGDVLWQPGG, encoded by the coding sequence ATGGTCGTTCGCATCAATCGCGTCTACACCAAGGTCGGCGACAGCGGCAGCACCGCGCTGGGCGACGGCTCCCGGGTGCCCAAGACCTCGCCGCGCCTCGGCGCGTACGCGGAAACCGACGAGGCCAACTCCGTGATCGGACTGGCCGTCGCGGCCGGCGGCCTCACCGACGAGCTGACCGCCGTGCTGCGGCGCGTGCAGAACGACCTCTTCGACGTCGGCGCCGACCTGTGCCTGCCGATCCAGCAGGACCCGCCGTACGAGCCGCTGCGCATCACCGAGGCGTACCTGGAGCGGCTGGAGGGCTGGTGCGACGAGTTCAACGAGCGGCTGCCGAAGCTCACGTCGTTCATCCTGCCGGGCGGCACCCCCGACGCGGCCTACCTGCACCAGGCCCGCACCGTCACCCGCCGCGCGGAACGCGCCGCCTGGGCGCTGATCGAGGCCGAGCCGGGCACCACGAACCCGATCGCGGCGAAGTACCTGAACCGGCTGTCCGACCTGCTGTTCATCCTCTCCCGGCTGGCCAACCCGGACGGCGACGTCCTGTGGCAGCCGGGCGGCTGA
- a CDS encoding DUF2550 domain-containing protein, with translation MKIAIVVLGLLLVLAVLVAWYGQRWIRMRRGGGVSVALRWRPDAARSSWHLGLGRYEGDEFVWYRVWSLRTGPDRVFQRASMQIADRRDPSGTEAYAVPEGATVLRCESPTQEAIEIAMGPGALTGFLSWLESAPPGRRLPRAS, from the coding sequence GTGAAGATCGCCATCGTGGTGCTGGGGCTCCTGCTCGTGCTCGCAGTGCTGGTCGCCTGGTACGGCCAGCGCTGGATCCGGATGCGCCGCGGTGGCGGCGTCAGCGTCGCGCTGCGGTGGCGTCCGGACGCGGCCCGCTCCAGCTGGCACCTCGGCCTCGGCCGCTACGAGGGTGACGAGTTCGTCTGGTACCGCGTGTGGAGCCTGCGCACCGGCCCGGACCGCGTCTTCCAGCGGGCGAGCATGCAGATCGCCGACCGGCGGGACCCGTCGGGCACGGAGGCCTACGCGGTGCCCGAGGGCGCGACCGTCCTGCGCTGTGAGTCGCCCACGCAGGAGGCGATCGAGATCGCCATGGGACCGGGCGCGCTGACCGGGTTCCTGTCCTGGCTCGAGTCCGCGCCGCCGGGGCGAAGGCTGCCCCGGGCGTCCTGA
- a CDS encoding F0F1 ATP synthase subunit epsilon: MSVELVAVERRLWSGTATFVVAQTTEGEIGIMAGHEPVLGQLVEGGVVKVTTTDGETVCAAVHGGFLSVTGTGVSVLAESAELSDEIDVDAAKAALTGDDEAGRARASAQLRAAGQSV; the protein is encoded by the coding sequence ATGTCCGTGGAGCTGGTGGCCGTGGAGCGCCGGCTCTGGTCGGGTACCGCCACCTTCGTGGTGGCCCAGACCACCGAGGGTGAGATCGGCATCATGGCCGGCCACGAGCCGGTACTGGGGCAGCTGGTCGAAGGTGGCGTGGTGAAGGTGACCACGACCGACGGCGAAACGGTCTGCGCGGCCGTGCACGGCGGTTTCCTGTCGGTGACCGGCACGGGGGTGAGCGTGCTCGCCGAGAGCGCCGAGCTCTCCGACGAGATCGACGTGGATGCCGCGAAGGCAGCCCTCACCGGCGACGACGAGGCGGGGCGGGCCAGGGCATCGGCCCAGCTGCGCGCGGCCGGTCAGTCGGTCTGA
- the atpD gene encoding F0F1 ATP synthase subunit beta: MTSTEAPRAKGRIVSVTGPVVDVEFPRGSVPDQFNALKVEIEFEQLRKTVTLEVASHLGDNLVRTISLQPQDGLVRGAEVTDTGKPITVPVGDKVKGHVYNALGECLDEPGYGDDLERWGIHRNPPSFDQLEGKTEMLETGLKVVDLLTPYVQGGKIGLFGGAGVGKTVLIKEMITRVARNFGGTSVFAGVGERTREGNDLFLEMSEDGVINDTALVFGQMDEPPGTRMRVALSALTMAEYFRDVQNQDVLLFIDNIFRFTQAGSEVSTLLGRMPSAVGYQPTLADEMGQLQERITSTRGRSITSMQAIYVPADDYTDPAPAATFAHLDATTELSRGVFQKGIFPAVDPLASTSTILDPAIVGEDHYRVASEVIRILQKYKELQDIIAILGMDELSEEDKLTVQRARRIERFLSQNMLVAEAFTQIPGSTVPLSETIESFDRIAKGDFDHYPEQAFLGIGGLEDLEKKYKEITKK; encoded by the coding sequence ATGACCAGTACTGAAGCCCCGCGCGCCAAGGGGCGCATCGTGTCGGTGACCGGTCCGGTCGTCGACGTCGAGTTCCCGCGCGGTTCCGTGCCCGACCAGTTCAACGCGCTCAAGGTCGAGATCGAGTTCGAGCAGCTGCGCAAGACCGTGACGCTCGAGGTCGCCAGCCACCTCGGTGACAACCTCGTGCGCACCATTTCGCTGCAGCCGCAGGACGGCCTCGTCCGCGGCGCCGAGGTCACCGACACCGGCAAGCCGATCACCGTCCCGGTGGGCGACAAGGTCAAGGGCCACGTCTACAACGCGCTCGGCGAGTGCCTGGACGAGCCCGGCTACGGCGACGACCTCGAGCGCTGGGGCATCCACCGCAACCCGCCTTCCTTCGACCAGCTCGAGGGCAAGACGGAGATGCTGGAGACCGGCCTGAAGGTCGTCGACCTGCTCACCCCGTACGTCCAGGGTGGCAAGATCGGCCTGTTCGGCGGTGCCGGCGTGGGCAAGACGGTGCTGATCAAGGAGATGATCACCCGTGTCGCCCGGAACTTCGGTGGCACCTCGGTGTTCGCCGGCGTCGGCGAGCGCACCCGTGAGGGCAACGACCTCTTCCTGGAGATGAGCGAGGACGGCGTCATCAACGACACCGCCCTCGTGTTCGGCCAGATGGACGAGCCGCCCGGCACGCGTATGCGCGTCGCGCTGTCCGCGCTGACCATGGCGGAGTACTTCCGCGATGTGCAGAACCAGGACGTGCTGCTGTTCATCGACAACATCTTCCGGTTCACCCAGGCCGGCTCCGAGGTCTCGACCCTGCTGGGCCGGATGCCTTCGGCCGTGGGCTACCAGCCGACGCTGGCGGACGAGATGGGCCAGCTGCAGGAGCGGATCACCTCGACCCGTGGCCGTTCGATCACCTCGATGCAGGCGATCTACGTGCCCGCGGACGACTACACCGACCCGGCCCCGGCCGCGACGTTCGCCCACCTGGACGCCACCACGGAGCTCTCGCGTGGCGTGTTCCAGAAGGGCATCTTCCCGGCGGTGGACCCGCTGGCGTCGACCTCGACGATCCTCGACCCGGCCATCGTCGGCGAGGACCACTACCGGGTCGCGTCCGAGGTCATCCGGATCCTGCAGAAGTACAAGGAACTGCAGGACATCATCGCGATCCTCGGCATGGACGAGCTCTCGGAAGAGGACAAGCTCACCGTCCAGCGCGCCCGCCGGATCGAGCGTTTCCTCTCCCAGAACATGCTGGTCGCGGAGGCGTTCACGCAGATCCCGGGCTCGACGGTGCCGCTGTCGGAGACCATCGAGTCGTTCGACCGCATCGCCAAGGGCGACTTCGACCACTACCCGGAGCAGGCGTTCCTGGGTATCGGTGGCCTCGAAGACCTCGAGAAGAAGTACAAGGAAATCACCAAGAAGTGA
- a CDS encoding F0F1 ATP synthase subunit gamma translates to MAAQLRELRSRIKATKSIGKITKAMELIATARITKARAKVAASRPYADEITKVLSALAGAAANLDHPLLVERPNPKRAAVLVVTSDKGQCGGYNTNVLKATEELLKLLRDEGKQPEVYVTGSKGLNYYRFRGRPVTGSWTGFSDQPGYANAVEAAETLVASFLSGTDDATGNADGIEGVDEIHVVYTEFVSMLTQRPVAKRVAPLEVEYSEEEPQPGLLPSYEFEPSADRLLSALLPKYINTRLYSALLESAASELAARRTAMKAASDNANDLVGNLTREMNQARQAQITQEISEIVGGANALTAAGSDD, encoded by the coding sequence ATGGCCGCACAGCTGCGGGAACTCAGGTCGCGCATCAAGGCGACCAAATCGATCGGCAAGATCACCAAGGCGATGGAGCTCATCGCCACCGCGCGCATCACCAAGGCGCGGGCGAAGGTCGCCGCCTCCCGGCCGTACGCCGACGAGATCACCAAGGTGCTCTCGGCGCTGGCCGGTGCGGCGGCCAACCTCGACCACCCGCTGCTGGTCGAGCGCCCGAACCCGAAGCGCGCCGCGGTACTGGTCGTCACCAGCGACAAGGGCCAGTGCGGTGGGTACAACACCAACGTGCTCAAGGCGACCGAGGAACTGCTCAAGCTCCTGCGTGACGAGGGCAAGCAGCCCGAGGTCTACGTGACCGGCAGCAAGGGGCTGAACTACTACCGGTTCCGCGGCCGCCCGGTGACCGGCAGCTGGACGGGCTTCTCCGACCAGCCGGGTTACGCCAACGCGGTCGAGGCCGCCGAGACGCTGGTGGCCTCGTTCCTCTCCGGCACCGACGACGCCACCGGCAACGCCGACGGCATCGAAGGGGTCGACGAGATCCACGTCGTCTACACCGAGTTCGTCTCGATGCTGACGCAGCGCCCGGTGGCCAAGCGGGTCGCCCCGCTGGAGGTCGAGTACAGCGAGGAAGAACCGCAGCCCGGGTTGCTCCCGAGCTACGAGTTCGAGCCGAGTGCCGACCGCCTGCTGTCCGCGCTGCTGCCGAAGTACATCAACACGCGCCTCTACTCGGCGCTGCTGGAGTCGGCGGCGTCGGAGCTGGCAGCCCGGCGCACCGCGATGAAGGCCGCGTCGGACAACGCGAACGACCTGGTGGGAAACCTGACGCGGGAGATGAACCAGGCCCGTCAGGCGCAGATCACCCAGGAGATCTCCGAAATCGTCGGTGGCGCGAACGCGCTCACCGCAGCAGGAAGTGATGACTGA
- the atpA gene encoding F0F1 ATP synthase subunit alpha, whose translation MAELTISSDEIAHAIENYVSSYAPSVEREEVGVVVDAGDGIAHVEGLPSAMANELLEFPGGVLGVALNLDARSIGVAILGDFETIEEGQQVKRTGQVLSVPVGDGYLGRVVDPLGQAIDGLGEIETTGRRPLELKAASVVERQPVSEPLQTGITAIDAMTPIGRGQRQLIIGDRKTGKTAVAVDTIINQKANWETGDTKKQVRCIYVAVGQKGSTIAAVKKSLEDAGAMEYTTIVAAPASDSAGFKWIAPYTGSAIGQHWMYEGQHVLIVFDDLTKQADAYRAISLLLRRPPGREAFPGDVFYLHSRLLERCAKLSDELGAGSLTGLPIIETKANDVSAYIPTNVISITDGQCFFQSDLFNAGQRPAIDVGISVSRVGGAAQVKAMKDVSGSLRIDLSQYRELESFAAFASDLDDASKAQLERGARLYEVLKQPQYSPVPVEEQVATVFLGTNGHYDSVPTEDVRRFNHEFLDSARRKHGEILGSVRDTGKFSPEARESLVDAVNEFKKEFTTSEGKNLAEANTEAMDADQVGQETVKVNKPAPKK comes from the coding sequence ATGGCGGAGCTGACGATCTCCTCGGACGAGATCGCCCACGCGATCGAGAACTACGTCTCGAGTTACGCCCCTTCCGTTGAGAGGGAAGAGGTCGGCGTCGTCGTCGACGCCGGTGACGGTATCGCCCACGTCGAGGGCCTGCCCTCGGCCATGGCCAACGAGCTGCTCGAGTTCCCGGGCGGCGTCCTCGGTGTGGCGCTGAACCTCGACGCGCGTTCGATCGGTGTCGCTATCCTGGGTGACTTCGAGACCATCGAAGAAGGCCAGCAGGTCAAGCGCACCGGCCAGGTCCTGTCCGTGCCGGTCGGCGACGGCTACCTCGGCCGGGTCGTGGACCCGCTGGGCCAGGCCATCGACGGGCTCGGCGAGATCGAGACCACGGGCCGTCGCCCGCTGGAGCTCAAGGCCGCCTCGGTGGTCGAGCGCCAGCCGGTGTCCGAGCCGCTGCAGACCGGCATCACCGCCATCGACGCGATGACGCCGATCGGCCGTGGCCAGCGCCAGCTGATCATCGGCGACCGCAAGACCGGCAAGACGGCGGTCGCGGTCGACACGATCATCAACCAGAAGGCCAACTGGGAGACCGGCGACACGAAGAAGCAGGTTCGCTGCATCTACGTCGCGGTCGGCCAGAAGGGCTCCACGATCGCCGCGGTGAAGAAGTCGCTCGAGGACGCGGGCGCGATGGAGTACACCACCATCGTCGCGGCCCCGGCTTCCGATTCGGCCGGCTTCAAGTGGATCGCCCCCTACACCGGCTCGGCCATCGGCCAGCACTGGATGTACGAGGGCCAGCACGTCCTGATCGTGTTCGACGACCTGACCAAGCAGGCCGACGCCTACCGCGCGATCTCGCTGCTGCTGCGCCGCCCGCCGGGCCGCGAGGCCTTCCCCGGCGACGTCTTCTACTTGCACTCCCGCCTGCTGGAGCGGTGCGCGAAGCTGTCGGACGAGCTGGGTGCCGGCTCGCTGACCGGGCTGCCGATCATCGAGACCAAGGCCAACGACGTGTCGGCCTACATCCCGACGAACGTCATCTCGATCACCGACGGCCAGTGCTTCTTCCAGTCGGACCTGTTCAACGCCGGCCAGCGCCCGGCCATCGACGTGGGCATCTCGGTGTCCCGCGTGGGTGGTGCCGCGCAGGTCAAGGCGATGAAGGACGTTTCGGGCTCGCTCCGGATCGACCTGTCGCAGTACCGCGAGCTGGAGTCCTTCGCCGCGTTCGCCTCCGACCTCGACGACGCCTCCAAGGCACAGCTCGAGCGGGGCGCGCGCCTGTACGAGGTGCTCAAGCAGCCGCAGTACTCGCCGGTCCCGGTCGAGGAGCAGGTCGCCACGGTGTTCCTGGGCACGAACGGGCACTACGACTCGGTCCCGACCGAGGACGTCCGCCGGTTCAACCACGAGTTCCTCGACTCGGCGCGCCGCAAGCACGGCGAGATCCTCGGCTCGGTCCGCGACACGGGCAAGTTCTCGCCCGAGGCCCGCGAGAGCCTGGTCGACGCGGTGAACGAGTTCAAGAAGGAGTTCACCACCTCCGAGGGCAAGAACCTGGCCGAAGCGAACACCGAGGCCATGGACGCCGACCAGGTCGGGCAGGAGACCGTGAAGGTCAACAAGCCCGCGCCGAAGAAGTGA
- a CDS encoding F0F1 ATP synthase subunit delta produces MTLHAASREALDLAEKRLGEVLADADPAVPALVGDELLSVVDLLDREIGLRRAVGDASVEPEARQGLVRRLFDGKLSEPSLKVLDTVAGSRWSSPRQLTDGLESVGRSALLTAAEQTGNVDTVESQLFQVARIVAGSPELEAALSDLAGPAEAKRTLVRGLFADKVDVVTETLVEQVVRRAKGRGVGIGLDKLVKLAAERRQRSVAYVTSANALTDEQQTQLGSKLNGIYGRSMALHVEVDPRLGGGLVVRVGDEVIDGSTAGQLATLRGRLSRA; encoded by the coding sequence ATGACGCTGCATGCTGCGAGCCGTGAAGCGCTCGACCTCGCCGAGAAGCGTCTCGGCGAGGTACTGGCCGACGCCGACCCCGCAGTGCCGGCCTTGGTCGGGGACGAGCTGCTTTCGGTCGTCGACCTCCTCGACCGCGAGATCGGCCTGCGCCGGGCAGTCGGCGACGCTTCGGTCGAGCCGGAGGCCCGCCAGGGCCTCGTCCGTCGCCTGTTCGACGGGAAGCTGAGCGAGCCGTCGCTGAAGGTGCTCGACACCGTGGCGGGCAGCCGCTGGTCCAGCCCGCGTCAGCTGACCGACGGGCTCGAGTCGGTCGGCCGCTCGGCGCTGCTCACCGCCGCCGAGCAGACCGGGAACGTCGACACCGTCGAATCCCAGCTGTTCCAGGTCGCGCGCATCGTGGCCGGCTCCCCGGAGCTGGAGGCCGCGCTCTCGGACCTGGCCGGCCCCGCCGAAGCCAAGCGGACGCTGGTCCGGGGGCTGTTCGCGGACAAGGTCGACGTGGTCACCGAGACCCTGGTCGAGCAGGTCGTCCGCCGCGCCAAGGGGCGTGGCGTCGGCATCGGGCTCGACAAGCTGGTCAAGCTGGCCGCGGAACGGCGTCAGCGCTCCGTCGCCTATGTGACGAGCGCGAACGCCCTCACCGACGAGCAGCAGACCCAGCTCGGGTCGAAGCTCAACGGGATCTACGGCCGGTCCATGGCCCTGCACGTCGAGGTGGACCCCCGGCTCGGCGGCGGACTCGTCGTCCGGGTCGGCGACGAGGTCATCGACGGCAGCACGGCCGGACAGCTCGCCACCCTGCGTGGCCGGCTGAGCCGGGCCTGA
- a CDS encoding F0F1 ATP synthase subunit B, with amino-acid sequence MLKTEVVLAEAHNPIIPDWSELILGIVAFLILLFILKKYVVPRFETAYEERAQKIEGGIEKAERAQAEAEEALAQYKAQLAEARSEAAKIRDDARLEAEQIKAELRAEAESESQRIVAQGQAQLQAQKAQIVAELRADMGRNAVELASRIVGESLEDEARRRGTVDRFLQELETAGANGAGK; translated from the coding sequence GTGCTGAAGACCGAAGTGGTGCTGGCCGAGGCCCACAACCCGATCATTCCGGACTGGTCGGAGCTGATCCTCGGTATCGTCGCGTTCCTGATTCTGCTGTTCATCCTCAAGAAGTACGTGGTCCCGCGTTTCGAGACCGCGTACGAGGAGCGGGCGCAGAAGATCGAAGGCGGCATCGAGAAGGCCGAGCGCGCCCAGGCCGAGGCCGAAGAAGCGCTGGCGCAGTACAAGGCGCAGCTGGCCGAGGCCCGGTCCGAGGCCGCGAAGATCCGTGACGACGCGCGGCTCGAAGCCGAGCAGATCAAGGCGGAGCTCCGCGCCGAGGCCGAGTCCGAGTCCCAGCGGATCGTCGCGCAGGGGCAGGCCCAGCTGCAGGCCCAGAAGGCGCAGATCGTCGCCGAGCTGCGGGCCGACATGGGCCGCAACGCGGTCGAGCTGGCCAGCCGCATCGTCGGCGAGTCGCTCGAGGACGAGGCGCGTCGCCGGGGCACCGTCGACCGCTTCCTGCAGGAGCTGGAAACCGCCGGCGCTAACGGAGCGGGGAAGTAG
- a CDS encoding ATP F0F1 synthase subunit C, whose product MSNILLAQAAAETTVNLNKGLAAIGYGLGAIGPGIGVGLIFAAVINGTARQPEAQSKLQGIGYATFVLTEVLALIGIVIYFIASS is encoded by the coding sequence GTGAGCAACATCCTTCTGGCCCAGGCCGCCGCCGAGACGACCGTGAACCTGAACAAGGGTCTCGCCGCGATCGGTTACGGCCTTGGCGCGATCGGCCCGGGCATCGGCGTGGGCCTGATCTTCGCCGCGGTGATCAACGGCACCGCCCGTCAGCCGGAGGCGCAGAGCAAGCTCCAGGGCATCGGTTACGCGACCTTCGTGCTCACCGAGGTGCTCGCCCTGATCGGTATCGTCATCTACTTCATCGCCTCCTCCTGA
- the atpB gene encoding F0F1 ATP synthase subunit A yields MGALVLTEGATFTPPGAESFELPPLFGFVTKPMLLVVLSVIIIATYFLLATRKLKVVPTKGQFAAEFIYDFARNNIAREQIGSRDFKRFVPMIFALFTFILMNNLYGIIPFLQFPTMARFAFPVALSVLVVYPVYHYVGIKRHGLGGYFKKELAPAGVPGPVLPLFAVIEFAEKFFLNPLTLAIRVFAAMFAGHLILAVFTLGGTFLLTETSSIALKPVSLVAWIFAIGLTFLEAFIQVLQAYIFALLSAGYIGAALAAEH; encoded by the coding sequence GTGGGCGCGCTGGTACTGACCGAGGGTGCGACGTTTACACCCCCGGGTGCGGAAAGCTTCGAGTTGCCGCCGTTGTTCGGCTTTGTCACCAAGCCGATGCTCCTGGTCGTGCTCTCGGTGATCATCATTGCGACGTACTTCCTGCTGGCGACCCGCAAGCTCAAGGTCGTGCCGACCAAGGGGCAGTTCGCCGCCGAGTTCATCTATGACTTCGCCCGGAACAACATCGCGCGTGAGCAGATCGGCTCACGAGACTTCAAGCGCTTCGTTCCGATGATTTTCGCGTTGTTCACCTTCATCCTGATGAACAACCTGTACGGCATCATCCCCTTCCTGCAGTTCCCGACCATGGCGCGGTTCGCTTTCCCGGTCGCGCTGTCGGTGCTCGTGGTGTACCCGGTCTACCACTACGTGGGGATCAAGCGGCACGGCCTCGGCGGGTACTTCAAGAAGGAGCTCGCCCCGGCCGGGGTGCCGGGCCCGGTGCTGCCGCTGTTCGCGGTGATCGAGTTCGCGGAGAAGTTCTTCCTCAACCCGCTCACACTCGCCATCCGAGTTTTCGCCGCCATGTTCGCGGGACACCTCATCCTCGCGGTGTTCACGCTCGGCGGCACCTTCCTGCTGACCGAGACGTCGAGCATCGCGCTGAAGCCGGTCTCCCTGGTGGCCTGGATCTTCGCGATCGGGCTGACCTTCCTGGAGGCTTTCATCCAGGTGCTGCAGGCCTACATCTTCGCCCTGCTGTCCGCGGGGTACATCGGCGCCGCGCTGGCCGCGGAGCACTGA
- a CDS encoding glycosyltransferase family 4 protein, with protein MPPVQGLLPIREYLLVALTATAVTFLLTGVVRRVAIRIGAIANPRARDVHVTPIPRMGGIGIYLGVAAAMGLAHQLPALSHGFDVSLDSVGVLLAAGVISLIGALDDRFELDAWTKLAGQVMCAGILVIFGVQWVSFWVPWGGQGDSFGSVLVLDKNQGALLTVLLVVVMVNAMNFVDGLDGLAGGLGFIAASAVCAFSLGLLDSSGGDFGSYPPALIAATLAGACLGFLPYNFQPAKIFMGDSGSMMIGLVLAGATTSASGRVNYTHFSASDALALLSPLVVVVAVLFVPLLDLIMAVIRRTRRGESPFAADKMHLHHRLLEIGHSQRRAVLLIYLWAGILAFGAVSLTLFDGSVKFWVIGLALAAAVLVSIVPRLRARHRPSV; from the coding sequence ATGCCCCCTGTGCAAGGACTTCTCCCGATCCGGGAGTACCTCCTCGTCGCGCTCACCGCGACGGCTGTGACGTTCCTGCTCACCGGCGTCGTCCGCCGTGTCGCGATCCGCATCGGCGCGATCGCCAACCCGCGCGCCCGCGACGTCCACGTGACGCCGATCCCGCGCATGGGCGGGATCGGCATCTACCTCGGGGTCGCCGCGGCGATGGGGCTCGCGCACCAGCTGCCCGCGCTCAGCCACGGTTTCGACGTCTCGCTCGACTCGGTCGGCGTGCTGCTCGCGGCCGGCGTCATCTCGCTCATCGGCGCGCTGGACGACCGGTTCGAGCTGGACGCCTGGACGAAGCTCGCCGGGCAGGTGATGTGCGCCGGGATCCTGGTCATCTTCGGCGTGCAGTGGGTGTCGTTCTGGGTGCCGTGGGGCGGCCAGGGCGACTCGTTCGGCTCCGTGCTGGTGCTGGACAAGAACCAGGGCGCGCTGCTGACCGTGCTGCTGGTCGTGGTGATGGTCAACGCGATGAACTTCGTGGACGGCCTCGACGGGCTCGCGGGCGGCCTCGGCTTCATCGCCGCCTCGGCCGTCTGCGCGTTCTCCCTCGGCCTGCTCGACAGCTCGGGCGGCGACTTCGGCTCGTACCCGCCGGCGCTGATCGCGGCCACGCTCGCCGGGGCCTGTCTCGGCTTCCTGCCGTACAACTTCCAGCCCGCCAAGATATTCATGGGCGACTCGGGATCGATGATGATCGGGCTGGTGCTCGCCGGCGCGACGACGTCCGCCAGCGGCCGGGTGAACTACACGCACTTCAGCGCTTCGGACGCGCTGGCCCTGCTTTCGCCACTCGTCGTGGTCGTCGCGGTGCTCTTCGTGCCCTTGCTGGACCTGATCATGGCCGTGATCCGCCGCACCCGCCGCGGCGAGAGCCCGTTCGCGGCGGACAAGATGCACCTGCACCACCGGCTGCTGGAGATCGGCCACTCGCAGCGCCGCGCGGTGCTGCTCATCTACTTGTGGGCCGGGATCCTGGCGTTCGGCGCGGTTTCGCTGACGCTGTTCGACGGCTCGGTGAAGTTCTGGGTGATCGGCCTGGCACTGGCGGCGGCCGTGCTGGTTTCGATCGTCCCGAGGCTGCGCGCGCGTCACCGCCCGAGCGTGTAG
- a CDS encoding L-threonylcarbamoyladenylate synthase — protein MSTVYDCSKRESRAEGLAAAAAAVRSSRLVVLPTDTVYGIGADAFDAGAVQALLRAKNRGPDMPVGVLVGSWSTVDGLVLGVPPQARALIEAFWPGDLSIVLPHAPSLQWDLGQSRGTVMLRMPLHPVALELLRDVGPMAVSSANVSGRPPAATAAEAQDQLGDSVAVYLDGGSSGEPVASSIVDLTGDTPVVLREGAVTRAAIAEVMGIAVESLA, from the coding sequence ATGAGCACGGTGTACGACTGCAGCAAGCGCGAGTCCCGGGCCGAAGGGCTGGCCGCCGCGGCCGCCGCCGTACGGTCCAGCCGGCTGGTCGTCCTGCCCACCGACACCGTTTACGGGATCGGCGCGGACGCCTTCGACGCGGGCGCCGTGCAGGCGCTGCTGCGGGCCAAGAACCGCGGCCCGGACATGCCGGTCGGCGTGCTCGTCGGCTCATGGTCCACTGTGGACGGTCTGGTGCTCGGCGTGCCGCCGCAGGCGCGCGCGCTGATCGAGGCGTTCTGGCCCGGCGACCTGTCCATCGTGCTGCCGCACGCGCCGAGCCTGCAGTGGGACCTCGGGCAGTCGCGCGGCACGGTGATGCTGCGCATGCCGCTGCACCCGGTCGCGCTGGAGCTGCTGCGCGACGTCGGCCCGATGGCCGTGTCGAGCGCGAACGTCTCCGGTCGCCCGCCCGCGGCCACCGCCGCCGAGGCGCAGGACCAGCTCGGCGACTCCGTGGCGGTGTACCTCGACGGCGGTTCGAGCGGCGAGCCGGTCGCGTCGTCGATCGTGGACCTCACCGGCGACACCCCCGTGGTGCTGCGCGAGGGCGCGGTCACGCGGGCCGCGATCGCCGAGGTGATGGGCATCGCCGTCGAGTCGCTCGCCTGA